In a genomic window of Magnolia sinica isolate HGM2019 chromosome 16, MsV1, whole genome shotgun sequence:
- the LOC131229135 gene encoding probable beta-D-xylosidase 6 isoform X2, translated as MSQWRSTSFVKIISLLFLSLSHTTTATKTPTPTTTTTPKHPHPKFPCRPPYQNSYSFCNTSLPIHTRAQSLVSLLTLDEKILQLSNNASPISRLGIPAYQWWSESLHGIATNGPGVTFNGTIPAATGFPQVLLTSASFNQSLWSAIAAAIAVEARAMYNAGQAGLTFWAPNINIFRDPRWGRGQETPGEDPTVAAAYSVDYVRAFQGEYLGGGSQKLMLSACCKHYTAYDLESWRNFSRYTFNAKVSKQDMEDTYQPPFHSCIEEGHASCLMCSYNQINGVPVCAQHDLLKKARTEWGFDGYITSDCDAVAIIYEDQKYASSPEDAVADVLKAGIPCNPKSIFDGHRAYIQKSLYASGCLNVSCQSDEGFEEAVHVAKMTDVVVMVAGLDLTQETEDHDRVSLLLPGKQMDLVSAVARASKRPIVLILIGGGPLDVSFARDDPLIASIMWVGYPGEAGGKAVAEVIFGEFNPGGRLPVTWYPESFTRVPMNDMSMRADPSRGYPGRTYRFYTGEVVYGFGYGLSYSKYSYKFLSVPDRISLSGSLVNANPNNRLAYERKYGLSYIHIDDVASCDALRFYIQISVVNNGDMDGSHVVMLFSRAATMLKGAPLKQLIGFKRVHTVAYKAIETSILIDPCKHLSMANDAGLRVLSLGAHVLMLEGVEQPILIEK; from the exons ATGTCCCAATGGAGATCTACCTCATTCGTGAAAAtcatctctctcctcttcctctctctatcCCACACAACCACAGCCACAAAAACACCCACACCAACAACTACAACGACACCAAAACACCCACATCCAAAATTCCCATGCAGACCCCCCTACCAAAACTCGTACTCCTTCTGCAACACTTCCCTTCCCATCCACACCAGAGCTCAATCTCTCGTCTCACTCCTCACTCTCGATGAGAAGATCCTCCAGCTCTCCAACAACGCGAGCCCCATTTCCCGCCTTGGCATTCCGGCCTACCAATGGTGGTCGGAATCGCTCCATGGAATCGCCACCAACGGCCCTGGCGTCACCTTCAACGGGACCATCCCTGCCGCCACCGGATTCCCGCAAGTCCTCCTCACGTCGGCATCCTTCAACCAGAGCCTATGGTCCGCAATTGCAGCGGCGATTGCGGTCGAGGCTCGCGCGATGTACAATGCGGGTCAGGCCGGATTGACATTTTGGGCCCCTAATATCAACATTTTTAGGGACCCCAGATGGGGAAGGGGCCAGGAGACACCTGGCGAGGATCCGACGGTCGCCGCCGCCTACTCGGTTGACTATGTCAGGGCCTTTCAGGGGGAGTATTTGGGTGGTGGGTCCCAGAAGCTGATGCTCTCTGCTTGCTGCAAGCATTACACTGCCTATGATTTGGAGAGTTGGAGAAACTTCAGTCGATATACTTTCAATGCTAAG GTGTCGAAGCAAGATATGGAAGACACATATCAGCCCCCATTTCACAGCTGTATTGAAGAAGGCCATGCTAGCTGTTTGATGTGCTCCTACAATCAGATAAATGGGGTGCCTGTATGCGCACAGCATGATCTCTTAAAGAAAGCTCGAACCGAATGGGGATTTGATGG ATACATCACATCTGACTGCGATGCTGTTGCAATCATCTATGAAGATCAGAAGTACGCATCAAGTCCTGAAGATGCAGTAGCAGATGTCTTGAAAGCAG GTATTCCATGCAATCCGAAGAGTATTTTTGATGGACATAGGGCTTATATACAGAAGTCATTGTATGCCTCTGGTTGCCTTAACGTGTCGTGCCAATCTGATGAAGGGTTTGAAGAAGCTGTCCATGTTGCCAAAATGACCGATGTTGTCGTGATGGTTGCTGGGTTGGATCTAACGCAAGAAACCGAAGACCATGACCGGGTGAGCCTACTGTTGCCTGGTAAACAGATGGATCTTGTATCAGCTGTTGCCCGTGCAAGTAAAAGGCCAATTGTACTGATCCTGATAGGTGGTGGGCCGCTCGATGTTTCATTTGCAAGAGATGACCCACTAATTGCAAGTATTATGTGGGTCGGATACCCAGGTGAAGCAGGCGGGAAAGCAGTAGCTGAAGTTATATTTGGAGAATTCAATCCAG GTGGGCGGCTGCCAGTGACTTGGTATCCTGAATCATTCACTCGcgtccccatgaatgatatgagcATGCGGGCTGACCCTTCACGTGGGTACCCTGGAAGAACATACAGATTCTATACGGGAGAGGTGGTTTACGGATTCGGATATGGCTTGAGCTACTCCAAATACTCTTACAAGTTCTTATCGGTGCCTGATAGAATCAGCTTGTCAGGATCTCTTGTCAATGCCAATCCAAATAACAGATTGGCGTATGAAAGAAAATATGGGCTCAGTTACATCCACATTGATGATGTGGCATCCTGTGATGCTTTGAGGTTCTACATTCAGATCTCGGTGGTCAATAACGGCGATATGGATGGGTCCCATGTTGTCATGTTGTTCTCTAGAGCAGCTACAATGCTCAAAGGTGCCCCACTGAAGCAGCTGATCGGATTCAAACGCGTGCATACAGTGGCATACAAAGCTATTGAAACTAGCATTCTAATCGATCCGTGCAAACATCTTAGCATGGCAAACGATGCTGGATTGCGGGTGCTGTCTCTGGGAGCTCATGTTCTGATGTTGGAAGGTGTAGAGCAGCCTATCCTCATTGAAAAATGA
- the LOC131229135 gene encoding probable beta-D-xylosidase 6 isoform X3, with amino-acid sequence MTFVRWAHGRMCLSRRIGTPNSSGRSIQVSKQDMEDTYQPPFHSCIEEGHASCLMCSYNQINGVPVCAQHDLLKKARTEWGFDGYITSDCDAVAIIYEDQKYASSPEDAVADVLKAGMDINCGTYLLRHTQSAVKKGKVREEYIDRALLNLFSVQLRLGLFDGDPENELFGKLGPHDVCTKEHRKLALEAARQGIVLLKNEKKFLPLKKKMVTSLAVIGPTANATSNLGGGYTGIPCNPKSIFDGHRAYIQKSLYASGCLNVSCQSDEGFEEAVHVAKMTDVVVMVAGLDLTQETEDHDRVSLLLPGKQMDLVSAVARASKRPIVLILIGGGPLDVSFARDDPLIASIMWVGYPGEAGGKAVAEVIFGEFNPGGRLPVTWYPESFTRVPMNDMSMRADPSRGYPGRTYRFYTGEVVYGFGYGLSYSKYSYKFLSVPDRISLSGSLVNANPNNRLAYERKYGLSYIHIDDVASCDALRFYIQISVVNNGDMDGSHVVMLFSRAATMLKGAPLKQLIGFKRVHTVAYKAIETSILIDPCKHLSMANDAGLRVLSLGAHVLMLEGVEQPILIEK; translated from the exons ATGACATTTGTGAGGTGGGCCCATGGCAGGATGTGTCTTAGCCGAAGAATCGGGACACCCAATTCTTCTGGCAGGTCAATACAG GTGTCGAAGCAAGATATGGAAGACACATATCAGCCCCCATTTCACAGCTGTATTGAAGAAGGCCATGCTAGCTGTTTGATGTGCTCCTACAATCAGATAAATGGGGTGCCTGTATGCGCACAGCATGATCTCTTAAAGAAAGCTCGAACCGAATGGGGATTTGATGG ATACATCACATCTGACTGCGATGCTGTTGCAATCATCTATGAAGATCAGAAGTACGCATCAAGTCCTGAAGATGCAGTAGCAGATGTCTTGAAAGCAG GAATGGATATCAACTGTGGAACATATTTACTTCGGCACACTCAGTCAGCAGTCAAAAAAGGAAAGGTTCGAGAAGAGTACATCGACCGAGCACTTCTTAATCTGTTCTCAGTTCAACTGCGACTTGGGCTTTTCGACGGAGACCCAGAAAATGAGCTGTTTGGAAAATTGGGacctcatgatgtatgtactaaAGAGCACAGAAAACTGGCACTAGAAGCGGCAAGACAGGGGATTGTACTTCTCAAGAATGAGAAGAAGTTCTTGCCACTGAAGAAAAAGATGGTCACATCGTTAGCTGTAATAGGCCCTACAGCCAATGCAACAAGCAATTTGGGTGGTGGCTACACAG GTATTCCATGCAATCCGAAGAGTATTTTTGATGGACATAGGGCTTATATACAGAAGTCATTGTATGCCTCTGGTTGCCTTAACGTGTCGTGCCAATCTGATGAAGGGTTTGAAGAAGCTGTCCATGTTGCCAAAATGACCGATGTTGTCGTGATGGTTGCTGGGTTGGATCTAACGCAAGAAACCGAAGACCATGACCGGGTGAGCCTACTGTTGCCTGGTAAACAGATGGATCTTGTATCAGCTGTTGCCCGTGCAAGTAAAAGGCCAATTGTACTGATCCTGATAGGTGGTGGGCCGCTCGATGTTTCATTTGCAAGAGATGACCCACTAATTGCAAGTATTATGTGGGTCGGATACCCAGGTGAAGCAGGCGGGAAAGCAGTAGCTGAAGTTATATTTGGAGAATTCAATCCAG GTGGGCGGCTGCCAGTGACTTGGTATCCTGAATCATTCACTCGcgtccccatgaatgatatgagcATGCGGGCTGACCCTTCACGTGGGTACCCTGGAAGAACATACAGATTCTATACGGGAGAGGTGGTTTACGGATTCGGATATGGCTTGAGCTACTCCAAATACTCTTACAAGTTCTTATCGGTGCCTGATAGAATCAGCTTGTCAGGATCTCTTGTCAATGCCAATCCAAATAACAGATTGGCGTATGAAAGAAAATATGGGCTCAGTTACATCCACATTGATGATGTGGCATCCTGTGATGCTTTGAGGTTCTACATTCAGATCTCGGTGGTCAATAACGGCGATATGGATGGGTCCCATGTTGTCATGTTGTTCTCTAGAGCAGCTACAATGCTCAAAGGTGCCCCACTGAAGCAGCTGATCGGATTCAAACGCGTGCATACAGTGGCATACAAAGCTATTGAAACTAGCATTCTAATCGATCCGTGCAAACATCTTAGCATGGCAAACGATGCTGGATTGCGGGTGCTGTCTCTGGGAGCTCATGTTCTGATGTTGGAAGGTGTAGAGCAGCCTATCCTCATTGAAAAATGA
- the LOC131229135 gene encoding probable beta-D-xylosidase 6 isoform X1 codes for MSQWRSTSFVKIISLLFLSLSHTTTATKTPTPTTTTTPKHPHPKFPCRPPYQNSYSFCNTSLPIHTRAQSLVSLLTLDEKILQLSNNASPISRLGIPAYQWWSESLHGIATNGPGVTFNGTIPAATGFPQVLLTSASFNQSLWSAIAAAIAVEARAMYNAGQAGLTFWAPNINIFRDPRWGRGQETPGEDPTVAAAYSVDYVRAFQGEYLGGGSQKLMLSACCKHYTAYDLESWRNFSRYTFNAKVSKQDMEDTYQPPFHSCIEEGHASCLMCSYNQINGVPVCAQHDLLKKARTEWGFDGYITSDCDAVAIIYEDQKYASSPEDAVADVLKAGMDINCGTYLLRHTQSAVKKGKVREEYIDRALLNLFSVQLRLGLFDGDPENELFGKLGPHDVCTKEHRKLALEAARQGIVLLKNEKKFLPLKKKMVTSLAVIGPTANATSNLGGGYTGIPCNPKSIFDGHRAYIQKSLYASGCLNVSCQSDEGFEEAVHVAKMTDVVVMVAGLDLTQETEDHDRVSLLLPGKQMDLVSAVARASKRPIVLILIGGGPLDVSFARDDPLIASIMWVGYPGEAGGKAVAEVIFGEFNPGGRLPVTWYPESFTRVPMNDMSMRADPSRGYPGRTYRFYTGEVVYGFGYGLSYSKYSYKFLSVPDRISLSGSLVNANPNNRLAYERKYGLSYIHIDDVASCDALRFYIQISVVNNGDMDGSHVVMLFSRAATMLKGAPLKQLIGFKRVHTVAYKAIETSILIDPCKHLSMANDAGLRVLSLGAHVLMLEGVEQPILIEK; via the exons ATGTCCCAATGGAGATCTACCTCATTCGTGAAAAtcatctctctcctcttcctctctctatcCCACACAACCACAGCCACAAAAACACCCACACCAACAACTACAACGACACCAAAACACCCACATCCAAAATTCCCATGCAGACCCCCCTACCAAAACTCGTACTCCTTCTGCAACACTTCCCTTCCCATCCACACCAGAGCTCAATCTCTCGTCTCACTCCTCACTCTCGATGAGAAGATCCTCCAGCTCTCCAACAACGCGAGCCCCATTTCCCGCCTTGGCATTCCGGCCTACCAATGGTGGTCGGAATCGCTCCATGGAATCGCCACCAACGGCCCTGGCGTCACCTTCAACGGGACCATCCCTGCCGCCACCGGATTCCCGCAAGTCCTCCTCACGTCGGCATCCTTCAACCAGAGCCTATGGTCCGCAATTGCAGCGGCGATTGCGGTCGAGGCTCGCGCGATGTACAATGCGGGTCAGGCCGGATTGACATTTTGGGCCCCTAATATCAACATTTTTAGGGACCCCAGATGGGGAAGGGGCCAGGAGACACCTGGCGAGGATCCGACGGTCGCCGCCGCCTACTCGGTTGACTATGTCAGGGCCTTTCAGGGGGAGTATTTGGGTGGTGGGTCCCAGAAGCTGATGCTCTCTGCTTGCTGCAAGCATTACACTGCCTATGATTTGGAGAGTTGGAGAAACTTCAGTCGATATACTTTCAATGCTAAG GTGTCGAAGCAAGATATGGAAGACACATATCAGCCCCCATTTCACAGCTGTATTGAAGAAGGCCATGCTAGCTGTTTGATGTGCTCCTACAATCAGATAAATGGGGTGCCTGTATGCGCACAGCATGATCTCTTAAAGAAAGCTCGAACCGAATGGGGATTTGATGG ATACATCACATCTGACTGCGATGCTGTTGCAATCATCTATGAAGATCAGAAGTACGCATCAAGTCCTGAAGATGCAGTAGCAGATGTCTTGAAAGCAG GAATGGATATCAACTGTGGAACATATTTACTTCGGCACACTCAGTCAGCAGTCAAAAAAGGAAAGGTTCGAGAAGAGTACATCGACCGAGCACTTCTTAATCTGTTCTCAGTTCAACTGCGACTTGGGCTTTTCGACGGAGACCCAGAAAATGAGCTGTTTGGAAAATTGGGacctcatgatgtatgtactaaAGAGCACAGAAAACTGGCACTAGAAGCGGCAAGACAGGGGATTGTACTTCTCAAGAATGAGAAGAAGTTCTTGCCACTGAAGAAAAAGATGGTCACATCGTTAGCTGTAATAGGCCCTACAGCCAATGCAACAAGCAATTTGGGTGGTGGCTACACAG GTATTCCATGCAATCCGAAGAGTATTTTTGATGGACATAGGGCTTATATACAGAAGTCATTGTATGCCTCTGGTTGCCTTAACGTGTCGTGCCAATCTGATGAAGGGTTTGAAGAAGCTGTCCATGTTGCCAAAATGACCGATGTTGTCGTGATGGTTGCTGGGTTGGATCTAACGCAAGAAACCGAAGACCATGACCGGGTGAGCCTACTGTTGCCTGGTAAACAGATGGATCTTGTATCAGCTGTTGCCCGTGCAAGTAAAAGGCCAATTGTACTGATCCTGATAGGTGGTGGGCCGCTCGATGTTTCATTTGCAAGAGATGACCCACTAATTGCAAGTATTATGTGGGTCGGATACCCAGGTGAAGCAGGCGGGAAAGCAGTAGCTGAAGTTATATTTGGAGAATTCAATCCAG GTGGGCGGCTGCCAGTGACTTGGTATCCTGAATCATTCACTCGcgtccccatgaatgatatgagcATGCGGGCTGACCCTTCACGTGGGTACCCTGGAAGAACATACAGATTCTATACGGGAGAGGTGGTTTACGGATTCGGATATGGCTTGAGCTACTCCAAATACTCTTACAAGTTCTTATCGGTGCCTGATAGAATCAGCTTGTCAGGATCTCTTGTCAATGCCAATCCAAATAACAGATTGGCGTATGAAAGAAAATATGGGCTCAGTTACATCCACATTGATGATGTGGCATCCTGTGATGCTTTGAGGTTCTACATTCAGATCTCGGTGGTCAATAACGGCGATATGGATGGGTCCCATGTTGTCATGTTGTTCTCTAGAGCAGCTACAATGCTCAAAGGTGCCCCACTGAAGCAGCTGATCGGATTCAAACGCGTGCATACAGTGGCATACAAAGCTATTGAAACTAGCATTCTAATCGATCCGTGCAAACATCTTAGCATGGCAAACGATGCTGGATTGCGGGTGCTGTCTCTGGGAGCTCATGTTCTGATGTTGGAAGGTGTAGAGCAGCCTATCCTCATTGAAAAATGA
- the LOC131229135 gene encoding probable beta-D-xylosidase 6 isoform X4: MDQEVSKQDMEDTYQPPFHSCIEEGHASCLMCSYNQINGVPVCAQHDLLKKARTEWGFDGYITSDCDAVAIIYEDQKYASSPEDAVADVLKAGMDINCGTYLLRHTQSAVKKGKVREEYIDRALLNLFSVQLRLGLFDGDPENELFGKLGPHDVCTKEHRKLALEAARQGIVLLKNEKKFLPLKKKMVTSLAVIGPTANATSNLGGGYTGIPCNPKSIFDGHRAYIQKSLYASGCLNVSCQSDEGFEEAVHVAKMTDVVVMVAGLDLTQETEDHDRVSLLLPGKQMDLVSAVARASKRPIVLILIGGGPLDVSFARDDPLIASIMWVGYPGEAGGKAVAEVIFGEFNPGGRLPVTWYPESFTRVPMNDMSMRADPSRGYPGRTYRFYTGEVVYGFGYGLSYSKYSYKFLSVPDRISLSGSLVNANPNNRLAYERKYGLSYIHIDDVASCDALRFYIQISVVNNGDMDGSHVVMLFSRAATMLKGAPLKQLIGFKRVHTVAYKAIETSILIDPCKHLSMANDAGLRVLSLGAHVLMLEGVEQPILIEK, from the exons ATGGATCAAGAG GTGTCGAAGCAAGATATGGAAGACACATATCAGCCCCCATTTCACAGCTGTATTGAAGAAGGCCATGCTAGCTGTTTGATGTGCTCCTACAATCAGATAAATGGGGTGCCTGTATGCGCACAGCATGATCTCTTAAAGAAAGCTCGAACCGAATGGGGATTTGATGG ATACATCACATCTGACTGCGATGCTGTTGCAATCATCTATGAAGATCAGAAGTACGCATCAAGTCCTGAAGATGCAGTAGCAGATGTCTTGAAAGCAG GAATGGATATCAACTGTGGAACATATTTACTTCGGCACACTCAGTCAGCAGTCAAAAAAGGAAAGGTTCGAGAAGAGTACATCGACCGAGCACTTCTTAATCTGTTCTCAGTTCAACTGCGACTTGGGCTTTTCGACGGAGACCCAGAAAATGAGCTGTTTGGAAAATTGGGacctcatgatgtatgtactaaAGAGCACAGAAAACTGGCACTAGAAGCGGCAAGACAGGGGATTGTACTTCTCAAGAATGAGAAGAAGTTCTTGCCACTGAAGAAAAAGATGGTCACATCGTTAGCTGTAATAGGCCCTACAGCCAATGCAACAAGCAATTTGGGTGGTGGCTACACAG GTATTCCATGCAATCCGAAGAGTATTTTTGATGGACATAGGGCTTATATACAGAAGTCATTGTATGCCTCTGGTTGCCTTAACGTGTCGTGCCAATCTGATGAAGGGTTTGAAGAAGCTGTCCATGTTGCCAAAATGACCGATGTTGTCGTGATGGTTGCTGGGTTGGATCTAACGCAAGAAACCGAAGACCATGACCGGGTGAGCCTACTGTTGCCTGGTAAACAGATGGATCTTGTATCAGCTGTTGCCCGTGCAAGTAAAAGGCCAATTGTACTGATCCTGATAGGTGGTGGGCCGCTCGATGTTTCATTTGCAAGAGATGACCCACTAATTGCAAGTATTATGTGGGTCGGATACCCAGGTGAAGCAGGCGGGAAAGCAGTAGCTGAAGTTATATTTGGAGAATTCAATCCAG GTGGGCGGCTGCCAGTGACTTGGTATCCTGAATCATTCACTCGcgtccccatgaatgatatgagcATGCGGGCTGACCCTTCACGTGGGTACCCTGGAAGAACATACAGATTCTATACGGGAGAGGTGGTTTACGGATTCGGATATGGCTTGAGCTACTCCAAATACTCTTACAAGTTCTTATCGGTGCCTGATAGAATCAGCTTGTCAGGATCTCTTGTCAATGCCAATCCAAATAACAGATTGGCGTATGAAAGAAAATATGGGCTCAGTTACATCCACATTGATGATGTGGCATCCTGTGATGCTTTGAGGTTCTACATTCAGATCTCGGTGGTCAATAACGGCGATATGGATGGGTCCCATGTTGTCATGTTGTTCTCTAGAGCAGCTACAATGCTCAAAGGTGCCCCACTGAAGCAGCTGATCGGATTCAAACGCGTGCATACAGTGGCATACAAAGCTATTGAAACTAGCATTCTAATCGATCCGTGCAAACATCTTAGCATGGCAAACGATGCTGGATTGCGGGTGCTGTCTCTGGGAGCTCATGTTCTGATGTTGGAAGGTGTAGAGCAGCCTATCCTCATTGAAAAATGA